GAGGTATAAGTAAAAGAGTTATAATATTACTGCAGTGTTATAGAAATCGACAATTTTGCCGATAAATTGCTAGAAAACAACCAAACAATATTATAGAGCAAAATCGGAGCATGCAACATTTTTGCCATTTTCGATCAAAATCGGCAATTTTCCGGTCAAAATTTGACGAATCAAACACACGATTTGAGGCTATGAAGAGAATAAAAGGAAGAAGAAATATACTCGGCATCGAGTTGGTGAAGAATGACGTTTTTAAATGAAGAAACCAGGAGGCTGCCGAATAGAAACTAAAAAGATAAGGGAAAAAGAAGAGATATGCGTAAAGATGATTAAGACTCTTATTACTTTAATAAATAATGCACACAAAATAATGTTATAACTTAGAATGGATGTACAAATACAATTTTACACATctcaaatataattattttacttatatattttaaaaagaatataaaaatatgtaaattttTGATTTTTGACGGTAGTTCAACCGATGTAGTCCATTTTTCAATTTCCATAACCATTGATTACTGACCTATctattaatatatttatcataaaaaatgatatatattgaaaaatgtatttatattatcaattatacaatattatatttaatatgtCGGCTTTCATATCCAATAATTACATTTTCTAATATGTAAATTAAGAATTATCTCATATTTATTGTAGTTTGTATCACTAATTATACCATGTAAACAAATATAGTAATTCTTTAATTAACTTTGCAATATTTCATTCATTGTAATTAATTTCATGAGATATGTGTGCTGTCATTTGTATAATATTTTGATAGTATATTTCGATTTCATTGTCGTATATTCAATTCATTTTGAGAAAAAACACGTTAAGTACGACATCGATCTCAATTCCATAAAAAGAGATATTTAGTTAATCGATCCATCATGAAACAACATGAATATATATTCGATAATTACAATCAAAATAATATCAATTCACGAATTAGAGAACATACCCGTGCATAAAAATTAATATAACAAAAAGAAAACATGTTGGAACTGATAGGGGCACGTGTGATTCTATACATAAATGCAGTATTCTTAAATGGAAGATTCAAGCATAAAGATTGATCAAGTTACTCACAAAACGTAGCTAAATAGTATCCCGACCACAAAATTTGATTTGAAAATCAGAAAAAATATAGGCAAAGGGACAAttgttttttaaaattttattttcgTGAATTAAACTATTTGTTATCtgtttttatttacaaaaaattCCAACAAATagtaatatttttaaatactCGATCGGAAAATATATGTTATGGTTcttcttgttgttttgattacAGGTAGCCTTTCCTCTGATGAATTTGGTAGCAGCCATTCTGCTGAGGTAACTGGAGGACTCCCTACAGGAAACAACATATGTACTAAAGTAATCCACACTGTTCATTGTAGTGAGAGTAATTGCATCAGCTCCTGCCAAAGTGAATATGGATCAAACTATGTCAGTGCAACTTGTTCATGGATTAAAGGATGTGATTGTTCTTTCCTATGCTAGATCCAACATAATATGTCATCTGCAACACCTAGTTCCTAGTTGTTGATCTCTGCTCTGTGTGTTTTTTGGTCTTAATtactttttatattttatattttaaatccaaGTCTATGTAAACACTATCGATATAttagtttttatatatatattttttttgatttatttttgggcACCAAAAAAATTCTACCCCGGGACTTTATTATATATTCAGAAATGAGTAAACAAAATCCAAGCATCTAAGGCGAAATACACTCATTTTACGCTAAAATATCACATTTTCAACTTTCCATTTTTCAAAATTTTGGCCCGAAATATCCATTCAGACACGAAATATCGTCTATAATATAGGGTGATACGCAATTTCCTCTACTGTATCGGCCCTACTACGCATGTGTAAGTTGCGTATTAGACCCGAATATGTATGGAAAAATGTGTATCAGCCCTTGTCCAAAAAGTAAAAAGAAATTGATATGCCGCACGAAACTCAGTATCCGGTGGGCAGATGAGGGTCATCTGTTTTGAAAATGTGATATTTTGGTGATTGTTTCTATTTAATTTAATGCAGGGGTGGAGAAAGTGTAGTCCAAGAAACTGAAGTACAGCAGCTCGACAAGCTTTAAACGAATCAGGCCAATCAGCCTTCTGTGCATCTTGCTTTTGACCAAATTTGTAATATCAACCTCTCCTAAGTATTGGTTACTAGAAAGTTTATAGAAATGATCACAACTCAAATTCTGTTACATGAACACAGCTCATAGTTGCGAGAATCGATGATTGTAGTTGTAGGTAGCTTACTTGAGTATAGTGCACTGAATAGTTGATTAAAAACATCTCAACACTCAAGTAATTCAGTAAATTTATTCCAACTCTCAATTTATCTAAGCACACAGCATAGCAATGACTAGGTTCTTAGAACTGTGTCTGCCAGTACATGAAACTAAATCCTTACATGGTTCGAATTCGATCATTATGAAAAATTGAGAGCATCCAACAACTCCTGGTCTCTTTCCAAAGCACTCATGGTATGGGGAATCAGGCACAAATCTACATCAATGCTTCCTCCACCTTGTTTCCCAGGATACAGAGTCCCCTTGCCATCGAACTTGTTGTCATGTCCACTCAGCACCGCCACCGCTTTTCCCAATCCAAATTCGTTTCCATACATATCAAACCGTGGGGAGCTCCCAAACATAACCAGCCCAGGTCTAACTATTTGCTTAAATTGGTATATAACAGGATTTTGCAACCATTTCATAAGGGCCTCTCTCACAGCCTTGTCGTCGTGTTTAGCTATAGCTTCAGTTAACTGTGCAGCAGCCCAGCCTAAATCATTCTCCAGCAGCTCACTAGCTGTAGTTACTGCTCCAACTGACTGTATGCAGTTGCCAAAATAATTTTGTGGCAAGGGTGGATTTAACCTTGATCTGATATTCACTGATGTTCTAAAAATGCTAATATCATTTTGTTGCAACCCGCGAACACGCGTCACACATCTCCAGATTAAGGCAGATAAGGCTTGTAAACTTGATACAGTTATGCCTCTATCTTTACAGAGATCATTCGCTTTTGCTTTAATTCTTGCTAATGCAGCAAACGAGAAGTGAAATATTCTTTCTTTGAGCTCGGGACCTTCATACCTGTCAATGAATTGATCATGATGAGTAAAAGGAAGGTTGTAAAAGGGGCCATATGCATCAGGAAACCAACATCCTTGAACAGGTGGACGCGAGATTTGTATTGCCTCGTTGCCTATATTTTCTTGAAACACTTCTGATAAAGTGTTGATAAATTGCCAATAAGAAGTACCATCAGCCACACAATGGTTGGCCGAAAACCcaatgaagataccatcacttagCTCAGTCACTTGTACCGTTAGCAACGACAAGCTGTGACCATCATGGTTAACAGCCTTGTAATGGTCAAAAAAATGCTCAACAACAGAAGGTACATAGGGTGGTGATAAAATATCAGACACTGTTAAATTCAGTCTGGAATGGACAAATCTGGCTCCAGGACTGTTACCGCAATCTATATACACCACGTACGAATGTGGATCATCGGTTGTTTGGGTAGCCAGGCGACCTGCAAGCGGGTAAAAATGAGCAAGAGTGATAGAGAGGGAATTCTTAAGTCTGTCAAGAAAACCTTGAATGGAGTTTTCTTGATCATCGGAAAGTGGATGTTTTCGAAAAAGAAGGCCTTTCTGAATGTAATGACCATTGAGCATGCAAAGATCCCATGGTGTTCTATGAAGTACTGCTTTATTTCCCTCTATATTCGATGGTTTGATAAAGCACTCACAAATCAGTTTAACACTTTGAGGATACATTGTACTAATATTGCTCAAGGATGACAGGATTGACTAAAATACAGTTCAACAG
The sequence above is drawn from the Apium graveolens cultivar Ventura chromosome 2, ASM990537v1, whole genome shotgun sequence genome and encodes:
- the LOC141707617 gene encoding putative acetyltransferase At3g50280, producing MYPQSVKLICECFIKPSNIEGNKAVLHRTPWDLCMLNGHYIQKGLLFRKHPLSDDQENSIQGFLDRLKNSLSITLAHFYPLAGRLATQTTDDPHSYVVYIDCGNSPGARFVHSRLNLTVSDILSPPYVPSVVEHFFDHYKAVNHDGHSLSLLTVQVTELSDGIFIGFSANHCVADGTSYWQFINTLSEVFQENIGNEAIQISRPPVQGCWFPDAYGPFYNLPFTHHDQFIDRYEGPELKERIFHFSFAALARIKAKANDLCKDRGITVSSLQALSALIWRCVTRVRGLQQNDISIFRTSVNIRSRLNPPLPQNYFGNCIQSVGAVTTASELLENDLGWAAAQLTEAIAKHDDKAVREALMKWLQNPVIYQFKQIVRPGLVMFGSSPRFDMYGNEFGLGKAVAVLSGHDNKFDGKGTLYPGKQGGGSIDVDLCLIPHTMSALERDQELLDALNFS